Proteins found in one Erythrobacter sp. 3-20A1M genomic segment:
- a CDS encoding alkylphosphonate utilization protein has product MSGDDDYVYDEDSGEWMPTSDLAAKQAAANTVEVRDAVGNILEDGDQVTLVKDLDVKGAGQTLKQGTLIKSIRLTGDEQEIDCKYPGIKGLVLRAEFVKKR; this is encoded by the coding sequence ATGAGCGGCGACGATGATTACGTCTACGACGAGGACAGCGGCGAATGGATGCCTACGTCAGACCTCGCCGCGAAACAGGCTGCGGCGAACACTGTAGAAGTGCGTGACGCGGTGGGTAACATCCTCGAGGATGGCGATCAGGTAACTCTGGTAAAGGACCTCGATGTGAAGGGTGCGGGCCAGACGCTGAAGCAGGGTACGCTGATCAAGTCGATCCGCCTGACCGGCGACGAGCAGGAGATCGACTGCAAGTATCCCGGCATCAAGGGCCTCGTCCTGCGCGCCGAGTTCGTGAAGAAACGCTAG